In the Leptotrichia sp. oral taxon 847 genome, one interval contains:
- a CDS encoding tRNA threonylcarbamoyladenosine dehydratase, with amino-acid sequence MNQTFSRFAMLVGKNNIQKLQNSKVIIFGIGGVGSYTVEALARSGVGHITMVDFDEISESNINRQLHSLHSTVGKSKTEVMKARIYDINPECEVKLIKQLIYTYENVKKIFENQKYDFVIDAIDVITSKINLIEFCVKNKIKIISSMGFGNKMHPEMIEIAKIKNTSVCPMARTIRSILKKKRITDVPVVYSKEVPLVPDKSELFKEEMPTEFRKNNEMPKKSTPGSNAFVPGTAGLILASYVVRKLLEIK; translated from the coding sequence ATGAATCAAACATTTTCAAGATTTGCGATGTTAGTTGGAAAAAATAATATTCAAAAATTACAAAATTCAAAAGTTATTATATTTGGAATTGGAGGAGTTGGATCTTACACAGTTGAAGCACTTGCAAGGAGCGGAGTCGGTCATATTACGATGGTCGATTTTGACGAAATTTCAGAATCTAATATAAATAGACAGCTTCATTCACTTCACAGCACAGTTGGAAAATCTAAAACGGAAGTGATGAAAGCTAGAATTTACGACATAAATCCTGAATGTGAAGTGAAATTGATAAAACAATTAATTTACACTTACGAAAATGTGAAAAAAATATTTGAAAATCAAAAATATGATTTTGTCATCGATGCTATTGATGTCATTACGAGCAAAATAAATTTGATTGAATTTTGTGTAAAAAACAAAATAAAAATTATATCTTCTATGGGCTTTGGAAATAAAATGCATCCAGAGATGATCGAAATAGCAAAAATAAAAAATACTTCAGTTTGTCCAATGGCTAGAACGATTAGAAGTATTTTAAAAAAGAAAAGAATTACAGATGTGCCAGTTGTTTATTCTAAAGAGGTGCCTCTTGTTCCTGATAAATCCGAATTATTTAAAGAAGAAATGCCAACAGAATTTAGAAAAAATAATGAAATGCCAAAAAAATCAACTCCAGGAAGTAATGCATTCGTGCCAGGAACCGCTGGACTTATTCTTGCATCTTATGTTGTAAGAAAACTTTTAGAAATAAAATAA
- the infC gene encoding translation initiation factor IF-3: MNERIRAKEIRVIGDDGTQFGVLSVREALAIAAEKELDLVEISPNATPPVCKIMDYGKFKYEKTKKDKENKKKQKNVVVKEIRIKPHIDEHDKATKISQIKKFIEKEHKVKVSLRLTGRERLHADSAIKVLDEFASHFEENAVVEKKYGKEQVQKFILLSPKK; the protein is encoded by the coding sequence ATGAACGAAAGAATTAGAGCAAAAGAAATAAGGGTAATTGGTGATGATGGAACGCAATTTGGAGTTTTATCTGTTCGTGAAGCTTTGGCGATTGCAGCAGAAAAAGAGCTGGATTTAGTTGAAATTTCACCAAATGCAACACCACCTGTCTGTAAAATTATGGATTATGGAAAATTTAAATATGAGAAAACGAAAAAAGACAAAGAAAATAAGAAAAAACAAAAAAATGTTGTCGTAAAAGAAATTAGAATAAAACCTCATATTGATGAACACGACAAAGCAACAAAAATTTCTCAAATTAAAAAATTCATAGAAAAAGAGCATAAAGTAAAAGTTAGCTTAAGACTTACAGGTAGGGAAAGATTACATGCAGATTCAGCAATTAAGGTGTTAGATGAATTTGCGAGCCATTTTGAAGAAAATGCAGTTGTTGAAAAAAAATATGGAAAAGAACAAGTGCAAAAATTTATTTTATTATCGCCAAAAAAATAA
- the rpmI gene encoding 50S ribosomal protein L35 produces MPKMKTHRGTKKRVKVTGSGKISIKHSGKSHILTKKSHKRKKRLGQDAIAPKGAERKIKKVLAGQEGR; encoded by the coding sequence ATGCCAAAAATGAAAACACATAGAGGAACAAAAAAAAGAGTAAAAGTTACAGGAAGTGGAAAAATTTCCATAAAACATTCAGGAAAAAGTCATATTTTAACTAAAAAATCTCACAAAAGAAAAAAACGATTAGGACAAGATGCAATTGCTCCTAAAGGTGCAGAAAGAAAAATTAAAAAAGTTTTAGCTGGACAAGAAGGAAGATAA
- the rplT gene encoding 50S ribosomal protein L20, with translation MPRVKTGIIRRKRHKKVLKEAKGYRGAIKSNYRKANEAVKKAMAYATEHRKQKKRKMRELWIIRINAAARLNGVSYSRFMNGLKKAGIELDRKVLADLALNNPAEFAKLVEKVK, from the coding sequence ATGCCAAGAGTAAAAACAGGAATAATTAGAAGAAAAAGACATAAAAAAGTTTTAAAAGAAGCAAAGGGTTATAGAGGAGCAATAAAATCAAATTATAGAAAAGCTAATGAAGCAGTTAAAAAAGCGATGGCTTATGCAACTGAACATAGAAAACAGAAAAAGAGAAAAATGCGTGAATTATGGATAATAAGAATTAATGCTGCTGCTAGACTAAATGGAGTTTCTTATTCTAGATTTATGAATGGACTAAAAAAAGCTGGTATCGAATTAGATAGAAAAGTCTTAGCTGACTTAGCGTTAAATAACCCTGCCGAATTTGCAAAATTGGTAGAAAAAGTTAAATAA
- the hpt gene encoding hypoxanthine phosphoribosyltransferase — protein MNNNLEFGIKKQLITKEEIVKRIKELGEEITNDFKNENEPLIVIGLLKGSVVFMADLIREIKLPLEIDFIEASSYGEGTHTTREVKILKDLRSTISGKNVLVVEDIIDSGFTLKKILKILGSRNPKKVSLCTLLNKPERREVEVTVQYIGFEIPNEFVVGYGLDFNEKYRNLEYIGIAEPSVFE, from the coding sequence ATGAATAATAATTTGGAATTCGGAATAAAAAAGCAATTGATAACTAAAGAAGAAATTGTAAAACGGATAAAAGAATTAGGAGAAGAAATAACTAATGACTTTAAAAATGAAAATGAACCGCTAATAGTAATCGGACTGCTTAAAGGTTCAGTGGTTTTTATGGCTGATTTAATCAGAGAAATCAAGTTACCACTGGAAATTGATTTTATTGAAGCATCAAGTTACGGAGAAGGAACTCACACCACTAGAGAAGTTAAAATTTTAAAAGATTTGAGAAGTACGATAAGTGGGAAAAATGTGTTAGTTGTGGAAGATATAATTGATTCAGGTTTTACATTAAAGAAAATTTTGAAGATTTTAGGCAGCAGAAATCCTAAAAAAGTATCACTTTGTACACTTTTAAATAAACCTGAGAGAAGAGAAGTGGAAGTGACGGTTCAATATATTGGATTTGAAATTCCAAATGAATTTGTTGTTGGCTATGGATTAGATTTTAATGAAAAATATAGAAATCTTGAATATATAGGAATTGCAGAACCATCAGTTTTTGAATAA
- the rsmA gene encoding 16S rRNA (adenine(1518)-N(6)/adenine(1519)-N(6))-dimethyltransferase RsmA, whose protein sequence is MKKIKKDQNENYSAKKKYGQNFLNDNSLLDKILNMANIDKNTEVLEIGPGLGFLTEKLIEGSKFLTSFEIDSDLIPILNKKFRRYENFNLIHKDFLNVDLSESLKDKKDVKVVANIPYYITSPIINKLIEYRESISEIYLMVQKEVAERISSKPHSKNMSLLTHAVQFYSEAEYLFTVPKEKFSPVPKVDSAFLRIKILKDKRYENQISEEKYFKYLKEAFSNKRKSISNNLIKLGFSKDFVKRCLKEAGKTELARTEEFSVQEFIDFIRILNKK, encoded by the coding sequence TTGAAAAAAATAAAAAAAGATCAAAATGAAAATTATAGTGCCAAAAAAAAATATGGACAAAATTTTTTGAATGATAATTCATTATTGGATAAAATTTTGAATATGGCGAATATTGATAAGAACACAGAAGTTTTGGAAATAGGTCCAGGATTAGGATTTTTGACGGAAAAGTTAATAGAAGGTTCTAAATTTTTGACTTCATTTGAGATAGATAGCGATTTGATTCCAATTTTAAATAAAAAATTTAGGAGATATGAAAATTTTAATTTGATTCATAAAGATTTTTTAAATGTGGACTTGTCCGAATCCCTAAAAGATAAAAAAGATGTAAAAGTGGTTGCAAATATTCCTTATTATATTACTTCGCCAATTATAAACAAATTAATTGAATACAGGGAAAGTATTTCTGAAATTTATTTGATGGTTCAAAAAGAAGTGGCAGAAAGAATTTCGTCCAAACCGCACAGTAAAAATATGAGTTTACTAACTCATGCAGTGCAATTTTATAGTGAAGCAGAATATTTATTCACAGTTCCAAAAGAAAAATTTAGTCCTGTTCCAAAAGTAGATTCAGCTTTTTTGAGAATAAAAATTTTGAAAGATAAAAGATATGAAAATCAGATTTCAGAAGAAAAATATTTTAAATATTTAAAGGAAGCATTTTCTAATAAAAGAAAAAGTATTTCAAATAACCTGATAAAATTGGGATTTTCGAAAGATTTCGTAAAAAGATGTTTAAAAGAAGCAGGAAAAACGGAATTAGCTAGAACAGAAGAATTTTCTGTGCAGGAGTTTATTGATTTTATTAGAATATTAAATAAAAAATAA
- a CDS encoding DUF4911 domain-containing protein yields MLKSWEYIIQTKKENIDFINKIVEAYDGIGNVRTLDNKNGLIKIITNSFFLDDMDKVLVKLKEHDVFIKVVEKREWLGVL; encoded by the coding sequence ATTTTGAAAAGTTGGGAATATATTATTCAAACAAAAAAAGAAAACATTGATTTTATTAACAAAATTGTGGAAGCATACGATGGCATTGGGAATGTCAGAACTTTAGACAATAAAAACGGTTTAATCAAAATAATTACAAATTCATTTTTTTTAGATGATATGGACAAAGTTTTAGTAAAATTAAAAGAGCATGATGTTTTTATCAAAGTTGTTGAAAAAAGAGAATGGCTTGGAGTATTATAA
- a CDS encoding tRNA 2-thiocytidine biosynthesis TtcA family protein: MDLKNLKNENGSVASTKLGSAVCKTVLPIVPLQPLEIIEKSIQKKYRSELWSPFIHALKEYEMVKDGDKIAVAISGGKDSLLLSKLFQELKRASKTDFEVVFISMNPGFNEVNLKNLKKNLNHLNIPCEIYEDNIFEVAERIAKDYPCYMCAKMRRGSLYTKAVSLGCNKLALGHHFDDVVETTLMSMFYMGKFETMLPKLKSDNYDIELIRPLFYVEEKSIIKWVKNNGILPMNCGCTVAASKTSSKRRETKELIAQLIKDNPDIKKRIVHSMQNVNLEKILGWKDSTGKHSYLENY; encoded by the coding sequence ATGGATTTAAAAAACTTAAAAAATGAAAATGGCTCCGTTGCAAGTACAAAACTCGGAAGTGCAGTTTGCAAAACAGTTTTGCCAATTGTTCCTCTCCAGCCACTTGAAATTATTGAAAAAAGCATTCAAAAAAAGTATCGCTCAGAACTGTGGTCACCATTTATTCACGCATTAAAAGAATATGAAATGGTAAAAGATGGAGATAAAATCGCAGTTGCAATTTCTGGTGGAAAAGACAGTCTTTTACTTTCAAAATTATTTCAAGAATTAAAAAGAGCCAGTAAAACAGATTTTGAAGTTGTTTTTATTTCAATGAACCCTGGTTTTAATGAAGTAAATTTAAAAAATTTGAAAAAGAACTTAAATCACTTAAATATTCCTTGCGAAATTTATGAGGACAATATTTTTGAAGTTGCTGAAAGAATTGCAAAAGACTATCCATGTTATATGTGCGCCAAAATGCGAAGAGGCAGCCTTTACACAAAAGCAGTTTCATTAGGATGCAACAAACTTGCATTGGGACACCATTTTGATGATGTCGTTGAAACTACTTTAATGAGTATGTTTTATATGGGAAAATTTGAAACAATGTTACCAAAATTAAAATCTGACAACTATGATATTGAATTAATTCGTCCACTATTTTACGTTGAAGAAAAATCAATTATAAAATGGGTAAAAAATAATGGAATTCTTCCGATGAATTGTGGTTGCACAGTGGCAGCTTCAAAAACATCAAGTAAACGCCGTGAAACAAAAGAATTAATTGCACAATTAATAAAAGATAACCCTGATATAAAAAAAAGAATCGTTCATTCAATGCAAAATGTTAATTTAGAAAAAATATTGGGTTGGAAAGATTCTACTGGTAAACATTCATATTTAGAAAATTATTAA